The Chlorocebus sabaeus isolate Y175 chromosome 20, mChlSab1.0.hap1, whole genome shotgun sequence genomic sequence TCCGGGGCAGAGCGACGAGTATCAGACCACGGGCTCCGGATTGGATTGGAAAGCAAGTTCACAAAAGTAAGCAAGCGaccaggaggaaagggaggggccGTTGTTTGCACTGGAAGCACAGATGGAAGGGGGAAGAACTGAAGAATATGGATGGCCAAATGCTGAATGAATTGGGAGAGTTCACAGGTGGAGCTCCTCCCGACGGCAGTGGGCGCCCATGGGTGTGTGCTGCTTTAGCGGAGTGGAGAGGAAGGCCTTTGGAGATAAGGAGCTCAGTGGAACAAAGCTGGGGTATCGGACGGACTTCACCTCCACGCACTCAGAAAAGGCACTAGGACGATGGAGCCCTAGGGGCTGGAAGCCACTCCAACAGGAGCCCAAGTGCTCAGTCAGCACAGGGAAGGAAGACCTGGGATGCCTGCGGCAGAGGGGAGAAAACGGGGAGCCGAGTGTCCGGAGCCTCCGTGGAGGCGTGTGTCTATATCGCGACGGAGAAAATGCGTCCCCAAGATGAAAGAAAGTTAAAATGACATTGGCCCTGCCGCTCAGACACACCTAATAGGATCCTGGGTGCAGGAGAGCCCGGGTCAGCGAGAGGAGCCAGGGAAGACATTCCCAGCGGCTGAACAGACCCCCAGCGGGAGGCCAGCGCGGTGCTGAGACCTGtcttgggggaggggtggagttGGGGCTTCACCAGCCTCAAGGGATTAAGGCCTCGTTCTGTTTCGCGGGTGGGGGCACTGAGGCCGGATGCCACTTGCTGCCCAAAGCTCAGGGTTCCAGACAGACCCCAGAGAAAGGCTGGTGTGGACTGGACAGCCTCTCCTGGGTGGAGGTGGGTGTCAGGTGGTGTTCCTGGGGGTCGGTGGTGGGATTCCCGCGGGGGGCCGTTTCTCCTGAAGAGGGAAATAGATCTTATCTTCACATCTTTCCCCCATACACCCTCCGCCGCAcacccccgccttttttttttttttaatacaggcggggtctccccatgttgcccaggctggtcttgaactgggctgggctcaagtggtcctcctgcctcagcctcccaaagtgcttggattacaggctttgagccaccgcatccagtctATGTTTTTGGGAAGTAAGGATTGTTCTGTAATAGAACACTGGCTGGGTCAGGGGGAAATCAGCCTGTGGGTGGGGCTGGATCATGCTGATATTGACCATCAGTGGAGGAAGCCATACTTCTTTCTCCTCAGGCCAGCACTAACCCTAGCCCTGACTCCTAGGACCCCATCCTCATCTGCCCTCCCTTCCCTGGAGGAAAGCTCCCTTTAATGTAAGACTTAGCTTCCTTGATACTCACTTGAGAAGCCAGGAAGATGTGAGGCATGCGGAAAAGCGGGgcgttaaaaaacaaaaccttaaaatatttatcacataCTTTCCCAACACACACATCCATCTGGCGTGTGTCAGGGATGAGAGGCTGGCCTGTGTTTGGAGAAAGGTAAACAGTTCAAGGTCCTAGGCACCCAGCCGAAGTCCATACGATATGCCGTTCGGTACCACCCACTGCCCCATCTTCATCTTCAGCTGAAACTCAGATCCCGGGAAGTCTGCAAATGGGCGAGGTGCTATCCCCCACCAGTCACATTCCAGTTTGTCCACGATATCCCAGATCTACCCACTCAATTGCATTTAAGAGACAGTTTCTGTCTTTACTTTCACCACCAGCCTTGGTTAAACATCAGAAAAGAGACAAATTACACACTTCtcagaaattgaaattttataaaaaggcATTTTCTCTTATATCcataaaatgatataatttttgcAAGTATAGAAATGTGTCATAAATTATAATGTTCCTTAATTACAGCTCAATGCAACTTGGTACTTTCTTCCCTCCCTAAAAAACGAGAGAGaaccaaaaaataatatatatatataactgtatatatatatttatataatatagacaaacaaaatatgaaaaaaaatcatttcctctTTGGTATAAAAATCAGACTCTCACCTCgagagacacacagacagacatgATACTGGGTTTGTAAACTGTGTGGCCAAAAGGGATTTCCCTGCCAAGACTTCCCCTCTCCCATTCcctgcccacccacccccacctcactgcagcccctcCAGTTCCTTTGGGGCTCCCACATGGAACATTTAAAATCCCCCTACCCACTCCCAGCTCCACACCATTCCTGAAGTATCCCCCGACCCACTACCAAGTAAGAGGAAAGGATTCTTCTCAAGGCTGATTAGGTAGCGACTAACTTGGGAAATACCTTATTTAGGGAATAGCTCCACAGGTGTGGACGAAGTAAAGGACAGGCTGTGGCCAAACTCCGACAGTGTCCCATCCAGACCAAGCCAGGCGCTGGCCTGGGCCTGGTTTTGCCCTTCTCCTCCTCTACTACCTGGCACAAGGACTCCACCACCTCCTGCCAGAGGCTGGGCCTGAGGGGCAGGGCTCCTTGCTTACTGAAGAAGGGAGCAGAGAGGCCGATTCCTGTTCCAGCCTCATCTCAGGTGCACAGTTTCCCCCTGCAGCCCCACCACAGGGCCCTGGGGTGTAGGTGCAAGAAAGCACCAGATGGGGAGGCAAAGGGAGGTCAAAAGGGAGTCTGCCAATAAACTTGggtttaaatttaaaatcaaagaaaactaCCCCTcccctagctgggcatggtggcttacgcctgtaatctcagcactttgggaggctgaggtgggcagatcacgaggtcaggagtttgagaccagcctggccaacatggtgaaaccccatctctactaaaaatacaaaaattagccgagcgtggtggtgtgcgcctgtaatcccagctactcaggaggttgaggcaggagaatcgcttgaacccgggaggcggaggttgcagtgagccgagatcgtgccattgcactcttgcctggatgacaagagtgagactccatctcaaaaaaaaaaagaaaaagataaaagaaaagaaaactacccCTCCCGACCGACCAAATTTCAGACCCAGCTTTAGCTCACTAAGGATTTGGGGGCCACTTTCCTAGGCTCCAGCCCAAGGCCAGCAGGACTAAGGAATCCAGGAattgatatgtatgtgtgttaggGGCAGAGGGCAGCACTTTACTCTCAAGGTGAGGAAGTAGACAGGACCAAACCCTCCTTTACACTCTCCCACCACCCTCTGCTGATGGGTACCTCCCTCCCTGGTCAGCTCCTCTGTCCCACAGAGCACTGGTCACTGCAGGGAGAGCCGACATGGATCCTCCCAAACCACCCCACAGCCGGCCAGACTGCGGCATCCCAGTGTGTGCCAGCCTCCTCTTCCCAGGAGAGTTAAGACACCAACCACAACATAAAAGTCACATAAAAGCCTCCTCCACTTgccaaataaaaaagacaaaaccaaactGGACACAACACAAATCAAGGAGACATACACAATGTGAGGGGCCGAGGCCCCCGCAGGTCTCTGGCTTCCCGGCATGGTACATTCTTGTGTAATTCAGGAACAGAGGCACTAGGGCCCCTCTGGGGAGTAGGAGTAAAAAAATAAGGAGATTATAGTCTCCCTGTGGGTCCCACGCAGGGCAGGGGCAGACGCAATCTCTCacagttttttcttgtttttggttcCACATCTGGGGCTGGCtccccgtgcctcagcctctgctctgcccttGGGTCTGCTCCCTCTAGCTCCCCAGCTGATGGAAGGGCCTGCAGCTGGGAATGGATGTCCCAGCCATGTGTGGTGGGACCAGCAGGACAGAGTCTACCAGGGGGACAGGAGGCAAGGAGTGAGGACCAGCAGTTCCGAGACACTGTTCCCTCAGTGACTGGCCAGCCGAGTGCTCTGGTCACTGGCACAGGGCATCCATCTTCGGCCTTCAGCCCTTGAGAGGCTTGTCGGCACCGCCACTGGGGCTACTGGCACTGTCACTCTTTTTCCTGCGCAGGCTCTCAATCCAGCTGGAGCTGGAGCGGGTGGTGAAGCTGGAGAGCGCGAGGGAGCTCAGCCGCATGTTCTTGCCAGACATGATGAGCTCCCCAAAGCCCTCCTGGTGGGAGAAGGCATAGCCGGAGCGCCGGGAGCCTGTGCGGCCAACCCGCCGCATGCAGCGGTGCTGGGCTTTCTGCTTCTTCCTCACCAGCTGCGTGTAGCGGACCTGCAGAGGGGCACAGGAAAGAGCCCTCTGTCATCGTGGAGGTGTCAGACATCGCCAAGGAGAAGGGACCCACAGCACCCAGGACCAGGCTGACTCAGAGGCCTCCAAGGCCAGCTGCACACGGTGTCTGTCCCCAGGAAGAGCAGATAAGCACCAACACACTGAGCAGCCACACGGCCCCACAGAGCCCCCCAGGGTTCACACGAGGCCTTTCGGGCCatcccgtctctgcctcccacagcAGGTAGCCCAGCTTCTCACCGTGTCAGAGAGATCCGGCTTCAGGTTGAGCCTGAGGAATCTAAAGGCAACCACGGGCATGATGCAGACGACCGTGGTAAGCACGATGGTCAGCCACACCGTGGGCTGGGCCAAGGTGTTCTGGGCATTCCCTGGGGATGGAGAGGAGTCGGTGGCCTTGGGAGTCACAAGGTGGacattccccattccatttctGGCAGCTCCACTTCCCCACTCTCAAAGCCTAAGTCACCTCTGGCTTCCCGCTTCTCCAGGCTCACCCTCCAAATGTAGATCTCCAAATTTAGTTCCAAACTCCCTCAGAGCTCCAGACCTGCTGCTTCAACTGCCAGACTTGACATGTCTGTTGAACATCTACCAGGCATCTCGAATTTCCCGTGGCCCAAACTCAACTATTGTTTCCTTCCCCCAAATCTGATCCGGGTCTTTCTCAGCTCAGGAAATGCCACAACCCATTCAGTTGCTCCAACTAAAAACCCCGCAACGGATcttgattcatttctttttaaaattttgttttgttttgttttttaccttgattcatttttctctcttctttggaCCCCACATTCAATCTGTTGGTTCCATTTTCAAAACATCTCTGGAATCCCACGGCCTTTTACTCTATTCTAAGCCCTCATCAGGCTCTCACCTCCTAACTAGTCTCCCATTTCCACCCTTGCCCCCTACGCTTTATTATCCACAAAACTGTAAGAGTGGccctttaaaaacattataagcTTATGGTatttctctgctcaaaaccctccaatggcttccTCTCACATTtagattaatattaaaaattcaaagtttttaatattttaataaacccATAAGGGCTTAAATAATCCAGAATGATTCCACACCCCCACCCTCCAACTCATTTCCTCCACTCCTCCCCAGCTCCACGCGCAGAAGACCTGCTCCCAGGCCCGGGCTGAAGGCCTTTATATATATTGCTGTTTCCTCTTTTTGGATTGACGGTTCCCAGAGAGCCACATGGCAGGCTCCTTTTCCCTTTATTCAGATTTCTCTGtgccagctgggcgcggtggctcacacctgtaatcccagcactttgggaggccgaggtgggtggatcgcctgaggtcaggagttcaagaccagcctggccaacatgatgaaacctcatctctactaaaaatacaaaaatgagccaggcgtggtggcaggtacctgtaatctcagctacttgggaggctgaagcagaagaatcacttgaacccaggaggcagaggttgcaatgggccaagatcatgccactgcattccagcctgggcgacagagcgagactctgtctcaaaaaaaaaaaaaaaaaactgctcatgtgataaatgaacaaacagatcTGAAGCAAATGCCAAGATCTGTAAATACTTCCTTCACTTCATACCTCCCACCTCTTTGCCACCCACCACGGCCACCATGGCACCAATTCTGAACCAGTTCGCACTTGGTCACTCTGGTAACTTCCTTGCTGGACATCAACACCAGCTTCATCTTTCTCAAGCAGTCTTTTGATGctgctccctcctcttcctctaaataaatgaatcaagacTCCCAGCAAGTTGGATGCAATCCTGACAGCCTGGCGTTCTGACACCTCAAATGCTCCACCTTTCCAGCCTCTCCCCCACTGCTTCTCAATGAGCATTCTTGCCCATTCTCGCTAGAGCAGTCTCCATTCCCTACAAACACCTCCAGCTCTCCAACTTGGAATCTGACTCCCCAGTCCTGCCTCCACTCACAGCAGCCCCCTCTCTGGAACTGTCCCTGGCTAACTCAACAAAAGCAACTCTACTGACCGTGAAGCCTGGCCTTCCGTGGTCTGGCAGGGCTGTTCTTCACTTTCATGGATATGGAAGCTCTTTGGGGGCAAGGCCTGGGTCAGATATAACTCGATATTCCCTCAGCACCTCACTGAATACTTGGCACATAAGCAATGTTGAAATGTGCAGATTGGCTGACCGTCCTGTTAGTCCCGGAACAGCTGTGATTCCTTCACTGATTCAAGGAGGCCACGGGGACTTACCCACAAACCGGAACTGGTTGGGAAACATGTCGAAAAGCCCATTGCTGTGCATGGCAAAGAGGATGGCAAAGTAAACAGCAAGGCTGCCCCAGATGAAGAAGTGGTTGATGGCCGTCCAGTAGCCTGTGTCCAGCCCAATCTGCAGAAACTAGGCATAATCAGGCAGGCACACCCCCTAAAAACCCCTTCCCCCAGAAACAGAACTGTGGTGCCCACGGCAGCCCCAGGGACAGAAGGTTCACTCCTTCCAGAGAAGAGGGGAGTTCCTGGACGGCCTCATACCTGCACGCTAACCACAATGACCAGGGATGTGGCCACAGTGACTGCAAAGGACTGGTAGTCAGCCAGTTGGGTGCCATCATCCCGGGTGGCATCGGCAAACACCCCGTAGGGAATGAAGAACATGAGCACGGAGGTGTAGATGCCCTGGGCGATGCAGATGAAGAACTCCCGCTTGTTGAAGAGAAGGTTCAGCTGGCCCGGCTCATACAGCTTAGGGTACTCCATGCTCCGCTGCTCAGGGACATCCTGTGTGGGAGGACCATGTAGCACAGGGGGCCTCAGAGGTTGCCGTTTTGACTCCACAAGGCCAAGGGCAGACTCTGTCCCTGCCTCCTCCTTTCCAAAGTCTTTGACAGCTAGAACCAACCTCAAGCCAGGTACCCCCAGTCTAACTTAGTTCAGCAACCCAAGAGAGTTCTAGATCAGCTGCAACCAGGAGGGAGAACCAGTCACACCTTCCCCAGCTGAAAGAACTGCCTTCCCAGTGGCCACAGACAATGGGCACAAGTGTCACACCCGTCTATGTGACTCCTTCAAGCAGTGACCTTCCCCGCATCCCATCTGATCATCAAACTCCCCCATACCTGATCAAAGACCCCCATAGCCAGGACTGGCAGGGAGGTGTACACGATGTTATACAGGGTGATGAAATACTGGTCATAGACGGTCTGGAAGAGAACAGGGAGCAAGGGAGCAAGGGAGCACGCAACCTTTCTTTGCTACACAtcaggcacaggaagacagcTGATGTCACACACAGAGAACCCTAAGAAATTTTCTCaggctccttctctcctcctttaataagcatttttaaaaagtatgtaccAGAAAATAGCTAGGCCCTGGGGGACTGAGTGATAAACAAGACAGATAGAACCTCTGCACTCAGGTTAACAGATTTGCACTACAGTGGACTGGGAACACTTATTACCTGGGCTGAGAAGCCGCAGAAGAAGCCAAACCAGAAGTGGACCATGGTGAAAGCAAAGTTTTTGTAGAAGAAATAGCAAAGAAACTTGCACATTCGCAGGTAGGACCAGCGCCCATGCACCAGCAAAAGGCGCTGCAGGAACTTGAACTGGGAGAAGGAGTAATCGGAGGCCAAGACAGCCTGGATCCCTTCCTGCCCACTGATGCCCACACCAATGTGAGCCGCTGCAGAGACAAGAGATGACAAGAGGGTGAAGATGGCCACCGGCCACACACTTTAGAGCCTACCAAGTTACAACCCCCTTCCCATCATCCTTCTGCAGTCCAGAGACCCCAGtgggcccctccccagcctcaaGCCCAACCTACACACCTACATAGCCCACACTCACTTTTGATCATGCTGACATCATTGGCTCCATCTCCAATGGCAAGCGTCACAGCCTTCTTGTACTTCTTGACCAGTTCTACCACCTGGGCCTTCTGCAAGGGGGTCACCCGGCAGCAGATGACAGCTTTGCAGGCACATGCTGTCTCCAGAAACTCCAGCTCCATGTCCGCCTCCAGTGCATGGGCCTGGAGCACAGAGAAACCTGAGAAAGCCAGTCTTTCCAGGAGATACCTGGGAGTCTCAGCTCCTCCCAGTCCCCTTTGAGACCAGAGTCTTCTCTGAAGTCAGgggaaattaaaacaagatataaAAGCCCTGGACAGAAGTGCTCCCTGAAAAGATACTGCCCAAGCTAAGGACAGCGATGCCTACCAGGCTGTGACCATTGATGACCAGGGCGTACTCCCCAGCAACGGCCTCCAGGACAGAAGTTAGCTTGGAAGAAGAAAGCTTCTCCTGGTAGGTGAAGCCGTTGCCTACGGAGCGGGATGAATCCATCATCTTCTCCCGGGCTTTCCTGTCGAGGTGGAAATGATATGCTTGTGGTCCTTCAGGACGGCAGTGGGGAGCAGGGATTCAAGCCTAAACAGGGTCCAGAAACCCCCGCCTGAGCCCTGGGCACAATGCAGAGCACCGCCTCCCTTAGGCTTCTTGTTTACCTGAGCTCCTCCCGCACCTCCAGGACAGTATGGCCAGTGACTATGAACACCTCGGTCATGTCGTCCGTCAGCATCTTGCAGGAATAGCCGATGTTCACAGCCGTCTCTACCAAGAGAGAACGCAGGAGCTACGGACAGGCACCCAACAAGGTCAGCACACTCGCCCGCCTGATGTCCTCGGCTCCATGCAAGGGTCCAACAGAGCTACTGTCAGTTGCAACTGCCTCTGCCCTGCTGGGCTCTCACCTTGCTTGTCTCCGGTTAGCACCCAAATCTTGATGTTGGCCAGCGTCAGGAGGGCAATGGTCTCTGGAACCCCTTGCTGAAGCTTGTCCTCAATGGCCGTTGCACCCAGCAGCTGAAAATACCACAAGGATTCCTGGCACAAGAGTCGCAGGCATGAGGCCTCCGTGCCCACCCCTGGCCCGTCCCACAGCCCGTACCATCATGTTGTTCTCAACCTCCTCGTAGATGCTAGCCAGCCTGTCCTCCCGGCTGTCctgggccaggctggcctggaggCGTCGCTCAGCCCACTCCTCATAGTACTCTTCATCCAGATCCTTGTAGGCCAGCACCAGGGTCCTCAGCCCTTCCCCTGCGTACTCCTGGAGGCAGAGTGGAAAGGCACACCTGGGTAAGTCTGGAGAGCTAATGGACAGCATGAGGGCGACAATGGATAATCCTGCACTGTAGACTGGGCGTGTGCCACATTCCACAGTTAGGGACcgtcaccacacacacaaaaagaggtAACTATGGGAGCTGGCTGATGTGTTAACGTGTCTGACTGTAGTAATTACTtcactatatatacacaccaaaACATCACGTTGTAGACCTTACATTTACACAATAAAACATACAAGCCGCCTCCCCGACACTAAGAGTAGAACCCCCAGGCTGGCCCTCCTCTCCTCACACCCACATTAAGGTGGTCCATGGTGGTGTTGAGCAGCTCTTGAGTGGAGTGGTGCAGTCTGTCCAGCAGGATAGTGTCAGCCCCTTTGCAGTAGAGTCGGATCTTCCCCTCTGGATTCCGCACTATGAATGGGGCAGGTAGAGAAAGTGCCAGAGAAATTCAGACAGGCAACCTAAACACATCAAGAGTCACCTGGCACACTTCACCCATTCCAGGCCTTAATGCTGCCCCCAAACGCCCCAGCACCCCAGTCCTGGCCTCACCTATGACTGACATCCGCTTGCGGATATTGTTGAAGTCCAGGATGGCCAGCAGCTGGTAGGTGATGGCTGTGCCCATCTCATGGACGGTGATCGTCTTGGGGGTGCGAGAgcggaaaacaaaaccaaagttcCTGGCTGCAGTGACCAGGGCCCCCTCATCTGGGGACTGAGCTTTGTAGTACAGCTCTCCTGGGTGGGGAGGAAGAATACACGTGATATAAGTGGCCTCTCTCAGCCATGTGCCCCACCCAGGAAGCCCCAGCCCAGCCACATTGCAGAGGAGAGCAGAGCCCAAGGGCAGAGTTAGGTCGGAAGAGTGCGAGCCGGCTCCTCAGCCCACCTTCGTTCTTTTCTTCTGACATGACAGTATGACACAGGGAAAGGAGGCGGAAGAACTCATGTGTGTGGGGGTCCCCGATCTTGACAGCCTCCAGGAGGCTGGGGTCCCAAAATAAGAACTTCTTGTCAGCCAGAGGATTGAAGGAGAAGTCGACAGGTTCAGGCCTCTGGAACATGTAAGAAGGCTCTTAGGAAAGGCTGGGGTGCCAGGCTGCATCCCGGGGAAGCGTTCATCCCTGCCCTCCCAAGTCTTAGTAGGCTCTTGTCCACGGTGGACCTCAAAATTTCCACTTCTGTCATCACCAGTTCTGCCTTAAAACACCCATTTCTCCAAGCAGCTTCCATCTCCTATCCAGACAACACATCACTCCTGACTACACTAACTGTTACTGGCCAGGCACCCTGTTTCACTGGC encodes the following:
- the ATP8B2 gene encoding phospholipid-transporting ATPase ID isoform X2; the encoded protein is MALCAKKRPPEEERRARANDREYNEKFQYASNCIKTSKYNILTFLPVNLFEQFQEVANTYFLFLLILQLIPQISSLSWFTTIVPLVLVLTITAVKDATDDYFRHKSDNQVNNRQSQVLINGILQQEQWMNVCVGDIIKLENNQFVAADLLLLSSSEPHGLCYIETAELDGETNMKVRQAIPVTSELGDISKLAKFDGEVICEPPNNKLDKFSGTLYWKENKFPLSNQNMLLRGCVLRNTEWCFGLVIFAGPDTKLMQNSGRTKFKRTSIDRLMNTLVLWIFGFLVCMGVILAIGNAIWEHEVGTRFQVYLPWDEAVDSAFFSGFLSFWSYIIILNTVVPISLYVSVEVIRLGHSYFINWDKKMFCMKKRTPAEARTTTLNEELGQVEYIFSDKTGTLTQNIMVFNKCSINGRSYGDVFDVLGHKAELGERPEPVDFSFNPLADKKFLFWDPSLLEAVKIGDPHTHEFFRLLSLCHTVMSEEKNEGELYYKAQSPDEGALVTAARNFGFVFRSRTPKTITVHEMGTAITYQLLAILDFNNIRKRMSVIVRNPEGKIRLYCKGADTILLDRLHHSTQELLNTTMDHLNEYAGEGLRTLVLAYKDLDEEYYEEWAERRLQASLAQDSREDRLASIYEEVENNMMLLGATAIEDKLQQGVPETIALLTLANIKIWVLTGDKQETAVNIGYSCKMLTDDMTEVFIVTGHTVLEVREELRKAREKMMDSSRSVGNGFTYQEKLSSSKLTSVLEAVAGEYALVINGHSLAHALEADMELEFLETACACKAVICCRVTPLQKAQVVELVKKYKKAVTLAIGDGANDVSMIKTAHIGVGISGQEGIQAVLASDYSFSQFKFLQRLLLVHGRWSYLRMCKFLCYFFYKNFAFTMVHFWFGFFCGFSAQTVYDQYFITLYNIVYTSLPVLAMGVFDQDVPEQRSMEYPKLYEPGQLNLLFNKREFFICIAQGIYTSVLMFFIPYGVFADATRDDGTQLADYQSFAVTVATSLVIVVSVQIGLDTGYWTAINHFFIWGSLAVYFAILFAMHSNGLFDMFPNQFRFVGNAQNTLAQPTVWLTIVLTTVVCIMPVVAFRFLRLNLKPDLSDTVRYTQLVRKKQKAQHRCMRRVGRTGSRRSGYAFSHQEGFGELIMSGKNMRLSSLALSSFTTRSSSSWIESLRRKKSDSASSPSGGADKPLKG
- the ATP8B2 gene encoding phospholipid-transporting ATPase ID isoform X1, whose product is MTVPKEMPEKWARAQAPPSWSRKKPSWGTEEERRARANDREYNEKFQYASNCIKTSKYNILTFLPVNLFEQFQEVANTYFLFLLILQLIPQISSLSWFTTIVPLVLVLTITAVKDATDDYFRHKSDNQVNNRQSQVLINGILQQEQWMNVCVGDIIKLENNQFVAADLLLLSSSEPHGLCYIETAELDGETNMKVRQAIPVTSELGDISKLAKFDGEVICEPPNNKLDKFSGTLYWKENKFPLSNQNMLLRGCVLRNTEWCFGLVIFAGPDTKLMQNSGRTKFKRTSIDRLMNTLVLWIFGFLVCMGVILAIGNAIWEHEVGTRFQVYLPWDEAVDSAFFSGFLSFWSYIIILNTVVPISLYVSVEVIRLGHSYFINWDKKMFCMKKRTPAEARTTTLNEELGQVEYIFSDKTGTLTQNIMVFNKCSINGRSYGDVFDVLGHKAELGERPEPVDFSFNPLADKKFLFWDPSLLEAVKIGDPHTHEFFRLLSLCHTVMSEEKNEGELYYKAQSPDEGALVTAARNFGFVFRSRTPKTITVHEMGTAITYQLLAILDFNNIRKRMSVIVRNPEGKIRLYCKGADTILLDRLHHSTQELLNTTMDHLNEYAGEGLRTLVLAYKDLDEEYYEEWAERRLQASLAQDSREDRLASIYEEVENNMMLLGATAIEDKLQQGVPETIALLTLANIKIWVLTGDKQETAVNIGYSCKMLTDDMTEVFIVTGHTVLEVREELRKAREKMMDSSRSVGNGFTYQEKLSSSKLTSVLEAVAGEYALVINGHSLAHALEADMELEFLETACACKAVICCRVTPLQKAQVVELVKKYKKAVTLAIGDGANDVSMIKTAHIGVGISGQEGIQAVLASDYSFSQFKFLQRLLLVHGRWSYLRMCKFLCYFFYKNFAFTMVHFWFGFFCGFSAQTVYDQYFITLYNIVYTSLPVLAMGVFDQDVPEQRSMEYPKLYEPGQLNLLFNKREFFICIAQGIYTSVLMFFIPYGVFADATRDDGTQLADYQSFAVTVATSLVIVVSVQIGLDTGYWTAINHFFIWGSLAVYFAILFAMHSNGLFDMFPNQFRFVGNAQNTLAQPTVWLTIVLTTVVCIMPVVAFRFLRLNLKPDLSDTVRYTQLVRKKQKAQHRCMRRVGRTGSRRSGYAFSHQEGFGELIMSGKNMRLSSLALSSFTTRSSSSWIESLRRKKSDSASSPSGGADKPLKG